From Candoia aspera isolate rCanAsp1 chromosome 4, rCanAsp1.hap2, whole genome shotgun sequence, a single genomic window includes:
- the LOC134497324 gene encoding olfactory receptor 14C36-like, which yields MENQSSISEFLLLEFSSIQQLQIAQFCLFLVLYLVTLTGNLLIISAVVFDYRLHTPMYFFLMNLAIQDIASVSVLIPKFMINYLLNSRHISYSGCVAQVIFFISFVGCDVALLTVMAYDRYVAICNPLQYELIMNRRACMQMVGSVWVTGFLYGGLHTGGTFVTPFCSNVVNQFFCEIPQLLKLACSDLYLAEIGAVIFSVPILLGIFIFIIVTYIKIFSAVLRIPSVQGRKKALSTCLPHIVVFSVFLILVCFAYLRSPPQKPSHLDLAITILYSIIPPMLNPMIYSMRNQEIKNALSKLLSF from the coding sequence ATGGAGAATCAATCCTCcatctctgaattcctgctccTTGAATTCTCATCAATTCAACAATTGCAAATCGCACAATTCTGTTTATTTCTGGTTTTATATTTGGTGACCCTAACAGGGAATCTTCTCATTATCTCTGCAGTGGTTTTTGATTACCGTCTCCACacacccatgtacttcttcctaaTGAATTTGGCCATCCAAGACATTGCTTCTGTCTCAGTTCTTATCCCAAAATTCATGATCAATTATCTGTTGAATAGCAGACATATCTCTTATTCTGGATGTGTTGCTCAAGTCATTTTCTTCATCTCCTTTGTAGGATGTGATGTTGCCCTTCTTACAGTCATGGCGTATGATcgctatgttgccatttgcaatcctttGCAATATGAACTGATAATGAATAGGAGAGCTTGCATGCAAATGGTTGGAAGTGTGTGGGTTACTGGTTTCCTCTATGGTGGGTTACATACTGGTGGGACCTTTGTAACTCCTTTCTGCTCCAATGTTGTCAAccagttcttctgtgaaatcccacagTTACTTAAGCTTGCTTGCTCTGATTTATACCTAGCTGAAATTGGAGCTGTAATTTTTAGTGTTCCAATTCTGCTTGGCATCTTTATCTTCATTATTGTTACCTATATAAAAATCTTCTCTGCTGTCCTGAGAATCCCTTCTGTTCAAGGGAGGAAAAAGGCACTGTCCACTTGCCTGCCTCATATTgttgttttctctgtatttttaattcttgtatgTTTTGCTTACCTTAGGTCCCCACCTCAGAAACCTTCCCACTTGGATTTGGCAATTACTATACTTTACTCCATTATTCCACCCATGCTAAATCCAATGATCTATAGCATGAGAAAtcaggaaattaaaaatgctCTATCAAAGCTATTAAGTTTCTGA
- the LOC134497325 gene encoding olfactory receptor 14A16-like, which translates to MDNTSSASDFLLLEFSAVRELQILHFLLFLILYLAIVLGNLIIISAVIFDDHLHTPMYFFLMNLAIQDLGSVSTIIPKSMGNSFTNTRNISYSGCVAQVFCFVFFVGSDFFLLTVMAYDRYVAICNPLQYEVLMNRQACTQMVLCVWLSGIFYGAMHTTSTFAVPFCSNVVNQFYCEIPQLIKLCCSDSYLAEIAILAISAMIQLGCFIFIIITYVLIFTAVLRIPSIHGRQKAFATCLPHLIVFSTFIFTGWFAYLKPPSNTPSGLDLALTMIYTFIPPLLNPVIYSMRNKEIKVALAKLLLSACSSMETYFKFIMSK; encoded by the coding sequence ATGGATAATACATCATCTGCTTCTGATTTTCTGCTCCTTGAATTCTCAGCAGTCCGGGAATTACAGATTCTACACTTTCTTCTGTTCCTGATATTATATCTGGCAATTGTATTAGGGAatcttatcattatttctgctgTTATTTTTGATGATCATCTCCACActcccatgtatttcttcctgaTGAACCTGGCCATTCAGGATCTTGGCTCCGTTTCAACTATTATCCCCAAATCCATGGGCAATTCTTTCACGAACACTAGAAACATTTCTTACTCTGGATGTGTGGCTCAGGTTTTCTGTTTTGTGTTCTTTGTTGGATCTGATTTCTTTCTCCTTACTGTCATGGCATATGATcggtatgttgccatttgcaatccactgcaATATGAAGTGCTGATGAATAGGCAAGCTTGTACACAAATGGTGCTTTGTGTTTGGCTAAGTGGAATTTTCTATGGAGCAATGCACACTACAAGTACCTTTGCAGTCCCTTTTTGTTCCAATGTTGTCAATCAGTTCTACTGTGAAATCCCACAGTTAATAAAGCTATGCTGCTCTGACTCCTACCTAGCCGAAATTGCTATTCTGGCAATCAGTGCTATGATACAGCTGGGttgtttcatcttcatcatcataacATATGtgctgatctttacagcagtacTGAGAATCCCTTCTATTCATGGAAGGCAAAAAGCCTTTGCTACCTGCCTTCCACACCTCATTGTATTTTCTACATTTATATTTACTGGGTGGTTTGCCTACTTAAAACCACCTTCTAACACTCCATCTGGTTTGGATTTGGCATTGACTATGATATATACCTTCATCCCACCTCTGCTGAATCCAGTGATCTACAGCATGAGAAACAAAGAGATCAAGGTTGCCCTTGCAAAATTATTACTTTCAGCATGTTCTTCTATGGAAACCTATTTTAAGTTTATCATGTCAAAGTGA